A stretch of Panthera tigris isolate Pti1 chromosome E2, P.tigris_Pti1_mat1.1, whole genome shotgun sequence DNA encodes these proteins:
- the LOC102950600 gene encoding leukocyte immunoglobulin-like receptor subfamily B member 3 isoform X2 translates to MGGSVRTQTLTALLCLGLCRGPWDQVQAGYLPKPSIRADPSPNVTSGTRVTIWCQASLQADVYYLYKERVSEPTSMEISQDSSNKASLSLGFMSLHNAGRYQCQYHSRNGWSQRSDLLPLVVTGVYNPPSLSAIPGPVVASGGNVSLSCSSQYPWQTFRLLKEGGADAPRPLELKFPREKRQALFPVGPVSISHGGTYRCYVSPASYPYAWSLPSDPLHLQVTGAYREPTLSAQPGSLVQAGDNLTLQCHSEAGFDTFALMKDEGLTPPVRLDGQPSPNFPLSLVSSTHGGRYRCYGGHNLSSTWSAPSVPLDIFITGLYGKPSLSAQPGPSVSWGENVTLQCRSEIWLDTFYLSKEGSPAPPQHIRLQDTTAPYQVNFNMSPVTSDHEGTYRCYASSSTSPYLLSHPSDPLELLVSGGSEDAPVTPWRGPNRYLYVLIGAAGAFVLLLCLLVVLLVRRQCQGKGRKPAAATIPAPEDEGLRGSSGPAATAAQDENLYAVMKDTQAEEDRQLASQAVVSENSQDGTYAQIDSLVSEDPQDVTYAQLNCLTLRRVTSGPASSQAEPPAEPSVYASLAIR, encoded by the exons ATGGGAGGCAGCGTCAGGACCCAGACCCTCACCGCCCTTCTGTGTCTCG GGCTGTGTCGGGGTCCATGGGACCAGGTACAGGCAG GGTACCTTCCCAAACCCTCCATCAGGGCTGACCCCAGCCCCAATGTCACCAGTGGGACCCGTGTGACCATCTGGTGTCAGGCATCTCTCCAGGCTGATGTCTACTATCTGTATAAAGAGAGGGTCTCTGAACCCACGTCCATGGAGATCTCACAGGATTCCAGCAACAAGGCCAGTCTCTCCCTTGGATTCATGAGTCTGCACAATGCAGGGCGATACCAGTGTCAATATCACAGCAGGAACGGCTGGTCACAGCGGAGTGACCTCCTGCCCCTGGTGGTGACAG gaGTGTACAACCCACCCTCCCTCTCAGCCATCCCAGGCCCCGTGGTGGCCTCAGGAGGGAACGTGTCCCTCTCCTGTAGCTCACAGTACCCATGGCAAACCTTCCGTCTGCTGAAGGAGGGGGGAGCTGACGCGCCCCGACCCCTGGAATTGAAGTTCCCTCGTGAGAAGAGGCAGGCACTGTTCCCTGTGGGCCCCGTGAGCATCTCCCATGGGGGGACCTACAGGTGCTACGTTTCTCCAGCTTCCTACCCGTATGCGTGGTCACTCCCCAGTGACCCTCTGCACCTTCAGGTCACAG GCGCCTACAGGGAGCCCACCCTCTCAGCCCAGCCGGGCTCGCTGGTGCAGGCTGGAGACAACCTGACCCTCCAGTGTCATTCAGAAGCCGGATTTGACACATTCGCTCTGATGAAGGATGAGGGGCTCACACCTCCCGTGCGTTTAGATGGGCAGCCCAGCCCTAACTTCCCCCTCAGCCTTGTGAGCAGCACCCACGGGGGCCGGTACAGATGCTATGGTGGACACAACCTCTCCTCCACGTGGTCGGCCCCCAGTGTCCCCTTGGACATCTTCATCACAG GCCTATACGGGAAACCGTCCCTCTCGGCCCAGCCGGGGCCCTCAGTGTCCTGGGGAGAGAATGTGACCCTGCAGTGTCGCTCGGAAATCTGGCTCGACACCTTCTACCTGTCCAAGGAGGGGtcacctgctcctccccagcaCATTCGTCTGCAGGACACAACTGCACCTTATCAGGTCAACTTCAACATGAGTCCTGTGACCTCAGACCATGAGGGGACCTACAGGTGCTACGCCTCATCCAGCACCTCTCCCTACCTGTTGTCACACCCCAGTGACCCCCTGGAGCTGCTGGTCTCAG GAGGCTCTGAGGATGCACCAGTCACCCCATGGAGGG GTCCTAACCGGTACCTGTACGTCCTCATCGGGGCCGCGGGGGCCTTCGTCCTGCTGCTCTGCCTCCTCGTCGTCCTCCTCGTCCGTCGCCAGTGTCAGGGCAAAGGCAGGAAGCCGG cagcagccacaaTCCCAGCGCCTGAGGATGAAGGCCTGCGTGGGAG CTCCGGTCCCGCTGCCACGGCCGCCCAGGATGAGAACTTGT ATGCTGTCATGAAAGACACACAGGCTGAAGAGGACAGACAGCTGGCCAGCCAG gCTGTAGTCTCTGAAAACTCCCAAGATGGGACTTATGCCCAGATCGACAGCTTGGTCTCTGAAGACCCTCAGGATGTGACCTATGCCCAGCTCAACTGCCTGACCCTCAGGCGGGTGACAAGTGGACCCGCTTCCTCCCAAGCAGAGCCTCCAGCAGAGCCCAGTGTGTACGCATCTCTGGCCATCCGCTAG
- the LOC102950600 gene encoding leukocyte immunoglobulin-like receptor subfamily B member 3 isoform X1, whose product MGGSVRTQTLTALLCLGLCRGPWDQVQAGYLPKPSIRADPSPNVTSGTRVTIWCQASLQADVYYLYKERVSEPTSMEISQDSSNKASLSLGFMSLHNAGRYQCQYHSRNGWSQRSDLLPLVVTGVYNPPSLSAIPGPVVASGGNVSLSCSSQYPWQTFRLLKEGGADAPRPLELKFPREKRQALFPVGPVSISHGGTYRCYVSPASYPYAWSLPSDPLHLQVTGAYREPTLSAQPGSLVQAGDNLTLQCHSEAGFDTFALMKDEGLTPPVRLDGQPSPNFPLSLVSSTHGGRYRCYGGHNLSSTWSAPSVPLDIFITGLYGKPSLSAQPGPSVSWGENVTLQCRSEIWLDTFYLSKEGSPAPPQHIRLQDTTAPYQVNFNMSPVTSDHEGTYRCYASSSTSPYLLSHPSDPLELLVSGGSEDAPVTPWRGPNRYLYVLIGAAGAFVLLLCLLVVLLVRRQCQGKGRKPAAAATIPAPEDEGLRGSSGPAATAAQDENLYAVMKDTQAEEDRQLASQAVVSENSQDGTYAQIDSLVSEDPQDVTYAQLNCLTLRRVTSGPASSQAEPPAEPSVYASLAIR is encoded by the exons ATGGGAGGCAGCGTCAGGACCCAGACCCTCACCGCCCTTCTGTGTCTCG GGCTGTGTCGGGGTCCATGGGACCAGGTACAGGCAG GGTACCTTCCCAAACCCTCCATCAGGGCTGACCCCAGCCCCAATGTCACCAGTGGGACCCGTGTGACCATCTGGTGTCAGGCATCTCTCCAGGCTGATGTCTACTATCTGTATAAAGAGAGGGTCTCTGAACCCACGTCCATGGAGATCTCACAGGATTCCAGCAACAAGGCCAGTCTCTCCCTTGGATTCATGAGTCTGCACAATGCAGGGCGATACCAGTGTCAATATCACAGCAGGAACGGCTGGTCACAGCGGAGTGACCTCCTGCCCCTGGTGGTGACAG gaGTGTACAACCCACCCTCCCTCTCAGCCATCCCAGGCCCCGTGGTGGCCTCAGGAGGGAACGTGTCCCTCTCCTGTAGCTCACAGTACCCATGGCAAACCTTCCGTCTGCTGAAGGAGGGGGGAGCTGACGCGCCCCGACCCCTGGAATTGAAGTTCCCTCGTGAGAAGAGGCAGGCACTGTTCCCTGTGGGCCCCGTGAGCATCTCCCATGGGGGGACCTACAGGTGCTACGTTTCTCCAGCTTCCTACCCGTATGCGTGGTCACTCCCCAGTGACCCTCTGCACCTTCAGGTCACAG GCGCCTACAGGGAGCCCACCCTCTCAGCCCAGCCGGGCTCGCTGGTGCAGGCTGGAGACAACCTGACCCTCCAGTGTCATTCAGAAGCCGGATTTGACACATTCGCTCTGATGAAGGATGAGGGGCTCACACCTCCCGTGCGTTTAGATGGGCAGCCCAGCCCTAACTTCCCCCTCAGCCTTGTGAGCAGCACCCACGGGGGCCGGTACAGATGCTATGGTGGACACAACCTCTCCTCCACGTGGTCGGCCCCCAGTGTCCCCTTGGACATCTTCATCACAG GCCTATACGGGAAACCGTCCCTCTCGGCCCAGCCGGGGCCCTCAGTGTCCTGGGGAGAGAATGTGACCCTGCAGTGTCGCTCGGAAATCTGGCTCGACACCTTCTACCTGTCCAAGGAGGGGtcacctgctcctccccagcaCATTCGTCTGCAGGACACAACTGCACCTTATCAGGTCAACTTCAACATGAGTCCTGTGACCTCAGACCATGAGGGGACCTACAGGTGCTACGCCTCATCCAGCACCTCTCCCTACCTGTTGTCACACCCCAGTGACCCCCTGGAGCTGCTGGTCTCAG GAGGCTCTGAGGATGCACCAGTCACCCCATGGAGGG GTCCTAACCGGTACCTGTACGTCCTCATCGGGGCCGCGGGGGCCTTCGTCCTGCTGCTCTGCCTCCTCGTCGTCCTCCTCGTCCGTCGCCAGTGTCAGGGCAAAGGCAGGAAGCCGG cagcagcagccacaaTCCCAGCGCCTGAGGATGAAGGCCTGCGTGGGAG CTCCGGTCCCGCTGCCACGGCCGCCCAGGATGAGAACTTGT ATGCTGTCATGAAAGACACACAGGCTGAAGAGGACAGACAGCTGGCCAGCCAG gCTGTAGTCTCTGAAAACTCCCAAGATGGGACTTATGCCCAGATCGACAGCTTGGTCTCTGAAGACCCTCAGGATGTGACCTATGCCCAGCTCAACTGCCTGACCCTCAGGCGGGTGACAAGTGGACCCGCTTCCTCCCAAGCAGAGCCTCCAGCAGAGCCCAGTGTGTACGCATCTCTGGCCATCCGCTAG